A genomic stretch from Candidatus Omnitrophota bacterium includes:
- the xseB gene encoding exodeoxyribonuclease VII small subunit, whose amino-acid sequence MAEKDIFEASFKKLEKIVAELEDGKLTLDESLKKYEEGVRLARECSKMLESAQKKAEMLIKKEGKLTAEKIEDDYEEEEAK is encoded by the coding sequence ATGGCTGAAAAAGACATATTTGAGGCATCATTCAAAAAACTTGAAAAGATAGTGGCGGAATTGGAGGACGGTAAACTCACGCTGGATGAGTCGCTTAAGAAGTATGAGGAGGGCGTGCGCCTTGCCAGGGAATGCTCCAAGATGCTTGAGTCGGCTCAGAAGAAGGCGGAGATGCTGATAAAGAAAGAAGGGAAACTGACGGCCGAAAAGATAGAAGACGATTACGAAGAAGAAGAGGCTAAATAG
- the xseA gene encoding exodeoxyribonuclease VII large subunit encodes MTQTKDKAHIYTVTELTRDIKIIIENTFLEVWVEGEVSNFTHHSSGHMYFTLKDENSVIQAVIFRNAADGMKFKLEDGIKVVCFGRVSVYEKRGQYQVIINKAEPKGIGALQLAFEQLKKKLYQEGLFEESRKKPIPLMPFSVGIITSGTGAAIRDIMQILKREAPFLRVIIRPTIVQGDGAKADIVSAIEEFNQYKNVDVLIVGRGGGGLEDLWAFNEEAVARSIAASRIPVISAVGHEIDWTIADFVSDLRAETPSAAAKFIVNRKNQLLKEIHNNMLRLSSALNERIYSLKHRLAELASSRALRHPLDKILEYQQELDNIISNIRLKIGHRLDMARERLKLFSGKLSTLNPTAILSRGYSLSLNADGGIIKDAAQVSRGEQVKTLLGKGSLVSRVEEINSNG; translated from the coding sequence ATGACGCAGACGAAGGATAAGGCGCATATATACACGGTAACGGAGTTAACGCGGGACATCAAGATAATAATTGAGAATACGTTTCTTGAGGTCTGGGTAGAAGGCGAGGTCTCCAATTTTACGCACCACTCTTCAGGCCATATGTACTTTACGCTTAAGGATGAGAATTCCGTTATTCAGGCGGTGATCTTCCGTAATGCCGCCGATGGGATGAAATTCAAGCTTGAGGACGGCATAAAGGTCGTCTGTTTCGGCAGGGTGAGCGTCTACGAAAAACGCGGGCAGTACCAGGTTATCATAAACAAGGCCGAACCCAAAGGCATAGGCGCGCTGCAGCTTGCCTTTGAACAGTTAAAGAAAAAGCTCTATCAGGAAGGGCTGTTTGAGGAGTCCCGCAAGAAGCCGATTCCGCTTATGCCTTTTTCCGTAGGCATAATCACTTCAGGCACCGGCGCCGCCATAAGGGACATCATGCAGATCCTCAAAAGAGAGGCGCCGTTCCTTCGCGTGATCATCCGCCCCACGATAGTGCAGGGCGACGGGGCAAAGGCCGACATTGTCAGCGCCATAGAAGAATTTAACCAATATAAGAATGTGGATGTATTGATAGTAGGCAGAGGCGGCGGCGGCTTAGAGGATCTCTGGGCGTTCAACGAAGAGGCGGTGGCGCGCTCGATCGCCGCTTCCAGAATACCCGTGATCTCCGCCGTAGGCCATGAGATCGATTGGACTATAGCCGATTTTGTTTCAGACCTGCGCGCGGAAACCCCGTCCGCGGCGGCAAAGTTCATAGTTAACAGAAAGAACCAGCTGCTCAAAGAGATACATAACAATATGCTGCGGCTTAGCTCCGCCCTGAATGAGAGAATATATTCTTTGAAGCACAGGCTCGCGGAACTTGCCTCAAGCAGGGCGTTGAGGCACCCTCTGGATAAGATCCTGGAATACCAGCAGGAACTCGATAATATAATATCAAACATACGTTTGAAGATAGGGCACCGCCTGGATATGGCGAGAGAGCGGCTTAAGCTTTTTTCAGGGAAGCTTTCAACGCTTAATCCCACGGCAATACTTTCCAGGGGTTATAGTTTGAGCCTGAACGCGGACGGCGGTATAATAAAAGACGCGGCGCAGGTAAGCAGGGGCGAACAGGTCAAGACGCTTTTGGGTAAGGGGTCGCTGGTAAGTAGAGTGGAGGAGATCAATAGCAATGGCTGA
- a CDS encoding TIGR00282 family metallophosphoesterase, giving the protein MNILFIGDIVGSPGRKAVKEILPRLKESRGIDFVIANTENASGGSGVTPKTIAELLSCGIDVLTGGDHIFRRKESLEAFNMERRLLRPANFPKGAPGAGMGIFDAGGGKKVAVINIAGRVFMPALDCPFAAARELVAAASKETNMIVVDIHAEATSEKIAMGYFLDGMASAVVGTHTHVQTADETILPKGEAYISDAGMCGPFDSVLGRRVEDVLERFLTAMPVHLNVAEGNIQLHGVLIDIDENTGKARSIKRVQEKL; this is encoded by the coding sequence ATGAATATACTCTTTATAGGAGATATCGTTGGTTCGCCGGGCAGAAAAGCGGTCAAAGAGATTTTGCCACGGCTAAAGGAGAGTCGCGGCATTGATTTTGTTATCGCCAATACCGAAAACGCTTCTGGCGGATCCGGCGTGACACCTAAAACCATTGCGGAGTTGCTCTCTTGCGGCATTGACGTATTGACCGGCGGAGACCATATCTTCCGCAGGAAAGAATCGTTAGAGGCGTTCAATATGGAAAGGCGGCTGCTCAGGCCGGCAAATTTTCCTAAAGGCGCGCCGGGAGCCGGAATGGGCATTTTTGATGCCGGCGGCGGCAAAAAGGTCGCTGTGATCAACATCGCCGGCAGGGTGTTCATGCCCGCCCTTGACTGCCCCTTTGCCGCGGCCAGAGAATTAGTCGCGGCCGCGTCCAAAGAAACAAATATGATCGTAGTGGACATCCATGCCGAGGCCACCTCAGAGAAGATCGCCATGGGTTACTTTCTAGACGGGATGGCGAGCGCGGTTGTAGGCACGCATACGCATGTCCAGACCGCCGACGAGACCATATTGCCCAAGGGAGAGGCCTATATCAGCGACGCAGGTATGTGCGGCCCGTTTGATTCCGTGCTGGGAAGGCGGGTTGAGGACGTGCTGGAGAGGTTCCTTACGGCAATGCCCGTGCATTTGAATGTGGCGGAAGGCAATATTCAGCTTCACGGAGTCCTGATCGATATAGACGAAAATACAGGCAAGGCGCGAAGCATAAAACGCGTCCAGGAAAAATTATAG
- a CDS encoding 5-formyltetrahydrofolate cyclo-ligase: MKVSQEKARLRKEMLKKLSNQKEEERKKKSRVIKSRLLNSVLFKKAKVVMFYVTFDGEVDTSEMIKEAGKAGKIVAVPVCDNKRNTLRPVLMGLNERLKNGLYCVKEPARPREIPEELIDLVVVPGLAFDERGMRLGRGMGFYDRFLKGLPPKACKIGLAFSFQLHKSIPHLKSLDVPVDRVIFA; encoded by the coding sequence ATGAAGGTAAGCCAAGAGAAAGCGCGTCTTAGAAAAGAGATGCTTAAAAAACTTTCCAATCAGAAGGAGGAAGAACGAAAGAAGAAAAGCAGGGTTATTAAGTCAAGGCTGCTTAATTCGGTTTTGTTTAAGAAGGCAAAGGTGGTAATGTTCTACGTGACCTTTGACGGAGAGGTGGATACTTCTGAGATGATCAAAGAGGCAGGGAAGGCAGGCAAGATAGTGGCAGTGCCTGTTTGCGATAACAAGAGGAATACACTACGCCCCGTATTGATGGGCTTGAACGAGAGATTAAAGAACGGTCTTTATTGTGTAAAGGAACCCGCGCGCCCCAGAGAGATCCCCGAGGAACTGATAGACCTGGTAGTTGTTCCGGGGCTGGCGTTCGACGAGCGGGGAATGCGCCTGGGCAGAGGCATGGGGTTCTACGACCGTTTCCTTAAGGGGCTTCCTCCTAAGGCCTGCAAGATAGGCCTCGCTTTTTCTTTCCAACTCCATAAAAGTATCCCCCACCTGAAAAGCCTGGATGTGCCCGTAGACAGAGTCATCTTCGCTTAA
- a CDS encoding 3-methyl-2-oxobutanoate dehydrogenase subunit VorB, whose protein sequence is MNKILISGNEAIGEAAVQAGCGFYAGYPITPQNELTAYMAKRITETGGIFIQSESEISAINMVFGASAAGERAMTSSSSPGISLKQEGISYLAGAQLPAVIVNIMRGGPGLGNIAPAQSDYFQATKGGGHGDYRLIVLAPYSVQEAFDLTTLAFDLADIYRMPVMILGDGIIGQMMEPLEAKSKKRKVKNVEKPWALTGCKGRKPNIARSFYMKEGDLEKFNLGLQGKYKKIEGKETRWEEKYVDDARIILVAYGTMARIAEEAVKQLRKDKIKAGLIRPITLWPFPVEAFRPAKRARYLVTEMSYGQMVEDVRLAVNGKAKVEFLGRSGGGIPTQEQIINKVKDIV, encoded by the coding sequence ATGAATAAGATACTGATTTCCGGTAACGAGGCGATCGGCGAGGCGGCTGTCCAGGCGGGCTGCGGGTTTTATGCCGGCTACCCGATCACTCCGCAGAATGAACTTACCGCCTATATGGCGAAGCGGATTACGGAAACAGGCGGCATTTTTATCCAATCAGAATCGGAGATTTCCGCGATAAATATGGTCTTCGGCGCTTCAGCGGCGGGTGAGCGCGCCATGACTTCATCTTCCAGTCCCGGCATAAGCTTGAAGCAGGAGGGCATATCATATCTTGCCGGAGCGCAATTGCCCGCGGTGATCGTCAATATAATGCGCGGAGGGCCGGGCCTGGGCAACATAGCGCCCGCGCAGTCGGATTACTTTCAGGCCACAAAAGGCGGCGGGCACGGCGACTACCGGCTTATAGTGCTGGCCCCATATTCTGTCCAGGAGGCGTTTGACCTGACAACGCTGGCATTTGATCTGGCGGACATCTACCGCATGCCGGTCATGATACTGGGAGACGGGATAATCGGGCAGATGATGGAGCCGTTGGAAGCAAAAAGCAAAAAGCGCAAAGTGAAAAATGTCGAGAAGCCCTGGGCATTGACCGGATGTAAGGGCAGGAAGCCGAATATCGCGAGGTCTTTTTATATGAAGGAAGGAGATCTGGAGAAATTTAATTTAGGACTGCAGGGAAAATATAAAAAGATAGAAGGCAAAGAAACCAGGTGGGAGGAGAAATACGTTGATGATGCCCGTATTATACTGGTCGCCTACGGCACAATGGCGCGTATCGCCGAAGAGGCGGTTAAACAGTTAAGGAAGGATAAGATAAAAGCGGGCCTTATCCGTCCTATAACGCTCTGGCCTTTTCCGGTTGAGGCTTTCAGGCCAGCGAAGAGGGCAAGGTATTTAGTGACAGAGATGTCTTACGGGCAAATGGTAGAGGACGTGCGGCTGGCTGTGAATGGGAAGGCAAAGGTTGAGTTCCTTGGGCGCTCCGGGGGAGGGATACCCACCCAGGAGCAGATCATAAACAAAGTGAAAGATATTGTATGA
- a CDS encoding thiamine pyrophosphate-dependent enzyme, whose protein sequence is MTKIYSHPKSLRGVTTHYCPGCGHGMAHKLIAEVVDELGIREKIIGVAPVGCAVIAYDYWDFDCSEAAHGRALAVATGIKRVRPQNIVFTYQGDGDLAAIGTAETIHAANRGENITVIFMNNAIYGMTGGQMAPTTIAGQKTATTPQGRDVRTSGYPLKISEMLAVLEPVKYIERVGLSSPSNIIKAKKAIKQAFQNQIDGVGFSLVELLSPCPTYWGMSPAEALKWIDEVMTKEFPLGRIK, encoded by the coding sequence ATGACAAAAATATATTCTCATCCTAAGTCATTACGCGGCGTCACCACTCACTACTGCCCCGGATGCGGGCACGGGATGGCGCATAAGCTGATCGCTGAAGTTGTAGATGAATTGGGCATAAGAGAGAAAATAATAGGCGTGGCGCCCGTTGGCTGCGCCGTGATTGCTTACGATTATTGGGATTTTGACTGTTCAGAGGCAGCGCACGGAAGGGCGCTGGCAGTGGCCACCGGCATAAAAAGGGTAAGGCCGCAAAATATAGTGTTTACTTATCAAGGCGACGGAGACCTGGCAGCCATAGGCACAGCCGAAACAATTCACGCGGCAAACAGGGGAGAGAACATCACCGTGATCTTTATGAATAACGCGATTTACGGAATGACCGGCGGCCAGATGGCGCCCACGACCATCGCCGGGCAGAAGACCGCGACTACCCCCCAGGGCAGGGATGTTAGGACAAGCGGCTATCCCTTGAAGATAAGCGAAATGCTGGCAGTGCTTGAGCCGGTAAAATATATAGAGAGGGTCGGCTTATCTTCGCCGTCCAACATAATAAAGGCGAAGAAGGCAATAAAGCAGGCATTTCAGAACCAGATTGACGGCGTGGGGTTTTCGCTGGTTGAGCTGCTTTCGCCTTGCCCTACTTATTGGGGAATGTCTCCGGCTGAGGCTTTGAAATGGATAGACGAGGTAATGACGAAGGAGTTTCCGTTAGGAAGGATAAAATAG
- a CDS encoding PilZ domain-containing protein: MWQGVDKREFPRVNYPCKIVVTQQQGAPFNTKTENIGVGGVCVILEKGFERFTEVSLEIFINNGLTPIKCEGKIMWVIKKTSARPLKSEQFDTGIEFTGLSGADKARIEGIVKEHMNDADEG; this comes from the coding sequence ATGTGGCAAGGCGTAGATAAACGCGAGTTTCCCCGTGTCAATTATCCCTGCAAGATCGTAGTAACGCAGCAGCAGGGGGCGCCGTTCAATACGAAGACGGAGAACATAGGCGTGGGAGGCGTCTGCGTTATCCTGGAGAAGGGCTTTGAGCGTTTTACCGAGGTTTCGCTCGAGATATTCATAAATAACGGCCTGACACCGATAAAATGCGAGGGGAAAATAATGTGGGTCATCAAGAAGACATCGGCCAGGCCCTTAAAGTCAGAGCAGTTTGACACAGGCATTGAGTTTACAGGTTTGAGCGGGGCCGATAAGGCGCGGATCGAGGGTATTGTCAAGGAGCATATGAATGACGCAGACGAAGGATAA
- the dxs gene encoding 1-deoxy-D-xylulose-5-phosphate synthase: MLLEKINSPQELRKLPLKDLPELAQEIRRRIIEVVSRRGGHLASSLGAVELAIALHYCLNTPDDIIIWDVGHQSYPHKILTGRNKRFDTLRQKGGLSGFPCRNESEFDAFTTGHSSTAISLALGVVCGRDIKGDGAPAKAVAVIGDGSLSGGPCFEGLNNAGHLGKDIIVVLNTNELSIAPNVGALSVYLNKIISLPLYNRFRDSLEDFLKNRVKGGRRLLKLADKLEEGIKGIFIPGAFFEEMGFRYFGPFDGHDLNTLIPAFKNILNLKGPIVFHVITKKGKGFKPAEDKPVNFHSAPPFDIATGEPAKKSGLPNYTEVFSGKLIDIAGRNNRIVAITAAMPEGTGLDRFRDKYPKRFFDVGIAEEHAVCFAAGLAKKGLIPVVAVYSTFLQRAFDQLIMDAALQDLSIVFALDRAGIVGGDGVTHQGIFDISYLSSVPGMAVMAPKDAAELEAMLEFAVGFGHPVAIRYPKSAAPATRYALEEKEIKLGMPEVVKQGRDVVIIALGSMAAVSYEAALDLESSGVSVKVINARFAKPINAEFYAGQIKGAAKVFTIEEGIAEGGFGARLARAIGGQSECAVRNIGLPCEFIAHAGREELLAGFKLDKAGITEQIRRYL; the protein is encoded by the coding sequence ATGTTGCTGGAAAAGATCAATTCGCCACAAGAACTAAGGAAGCTTCCGCTTAAGGACCTTCCTGAATTGGCGCAGGAGATCCGCCGCCGGATAATAGAGGTGGTATCCAGGCGGGGAGGCCACCTTGCTTCAAGTTTAGGAGCGGTGGAATTGGCTATCGCCCTGCATTATTGTCTTAACACCCCGGATGATATCATAATATGGGACGTAGGCCATCAGTCCTATCCTCACAAGATCCTTACGGGAAGGAACAAAAGATTTGACACACTCAGGCAAAAGGGCGGCTTAAGCGGTTTTCCCTGCAGGAATGAATCCGAATTCGACGCCTTTACCACCGGGCATTCCTCTACGGCGATCTCGCTTGCCTTGGGAGTTGTCTGCGGCAGGGATATCAAGGGCGACGGCGCGCCTGCCAAGGCGGTCGCTGTTATCGGCGACGGCTCTTTAAGCGGAGGTCCGTGCTTTGAAGGTCTGAACAACGCGGGCCATCTTGGTAAAGACATAATTGTCGTGCTTAATACTAATGAATTGAGCATCGCCCCCAACGTCGGCGCCTTAAGCGTTTACCTGAATAAAATAATCTCCTTGCCGTTGTATAACCGCTTCAGGGATTCCCTTGAGGATTTCCTGAAGAACAGGGTAAAAGGGGGCAGGCGCCTGCTTAAACTTGCCGATAAGCTGGAAGAAGGGATAAAGGGCATATTCATACCGGGCGCGTTTTTTGAAGAAATGGGCTTCAGGTACTTCGGCCCTTTTGACGGCCACGATCTTAATACGCTCATACCCGCGTTCAAAAATATCCTGAATTTGAAAGGGCCGATAGTTTTCCATGTTATTACCAAGAAGGGAAAGGGGTTTAAGCCGGCGGAAGATAAGCCGGTCAATTTCCATAGCGCCCCGCCTTTTGATATTGCTACGGGAGAGCCGGCCAAGAAAAGCGGCCTGCCGAATTACACGGAAGTATTCAGCGGGAAACTCATTGATATCGCCGGCCGTAACAACAGGATAGTCGCCATTACAGCGGCAATGCCCGAGGGCACCGGCCTTGACCGTTTCAGGGATAAATACCCCAAAAGGTTTTTTGACGTAGGCATTGCCGAGGAGCACGCCGTATGTTTTGCCGCCGGGTTGGCTAAGAAGGGCCTGATCCCGGTTGTGGCGGTATATTCCACGTTTTTACAGAGGGCGTTTGACCAGTTGATCATGGACGCGGCTTTGCAGGATCTAAGTATTGTGTTCGCGCTGGACAGGGCGGGTATTGTAGGAGGCGATGGAGTGACGCATCAAGGCATATTTGACATCTCTTATCTTAGCAGCGTGCCCGGTATGGCGGTTATGGCGCCGAAGGACGCCGCGGAACTGGAAGCGATGCTTGAGTTCGCGGTGGGTTTCGGTCACCCCGTGGCGATAAGGTATCCTAAGAGCGCGGCACCGGCAACGCGATATGCTTTAGAAGAAAAAGAGATCAAGTTAGGCATGCCCGAGGTTGTCAAGCAGGGCAGAGATGTCGTCATCATAGCGTTGGGCAGCATGGCCGCTGTTTCATATGAAGCAGCGCTTGATCTGGAGAGCTCGGGCGTAAGCGTTAAGGTGATCAACGCGCGTTTTGCCAAGCCGATCAACGCGGAATTTTACGCAGGGCAAATAAAGGGCGCGGCAAAGGTATTTACTATTGAAGAGGGAATTGCCGAAGGCGGATTCGGCGCGCGCCTCGCGCGGGCAATAGGAGGGCAGTCAGAATGCGCGGTCAGGAATATCGGCCTGCCTTGTGAATTTATCGCTCATGCCGGCAGAGAAGAATTGCTTGCCGGCTTTAAACTGGACAAGGCCGGCATAACAGAACAGATAAGGCGGTACCTGTGA
- the gltX gene encoding glutamate--tRNA ligase — MNENIQPEVRVRFAPSPTGYLHIGGARTALFNWVFAKSRGGKFILRIEDTDTQRSKKEYLDEILNSLKWMGMDWDEIYYQSQRFNIYREYAEKLLKEGKAYKDGEAIIFKLQPQPIKMYDVIRGEIEFDASLIKDQVLIKSDGSPTYNFACVIDDALMNITHIIRGDDHISNTPKQIVLYEASGFKLPKFAHLPLILGMEGGRLSKRTGATAISDYRKMGYLPAGIVNYLLLLGWSPRNNQEVIGIKDAIKSFSLKNANKTAAAFDINKLKWINSQYIKKEDPEKLTEFIIPLLIEKGFIKEADFDRKQLAFLVKLFQPRMDVLPDFLDWADYFFTDKIDFNKEGVEKYLSSGLSKEFSLLCQRFAGLDNFTDAAIEQAFRALVAELNIQAGALVHPVRLALTGKTVGPGLFETIALLGREKTLKRLQYWIERWEGKR, encoded by the coding sequence ATGAACGAAAATATTCAGCCGGAAGTCAGGGTAAGATTTGCCCCGTCGCCGACAGGCTACCTCCATATAGGCGGGGCAAGGACAGCCCTTTTTAACTGGGTCTTCGCCAAGTCAAGAGGCGGCAAGTTCATATTGAGGATAGAAGACACCGATACCCAGCGTTCAAAAAAGGAATATCTTGATGAGATACTGAACAGCTTAAAGTGGATGGGTATGGACTGGGATGAGATCTACTATCAGAGCCAGAGGTTCAATATCTACAGGGAATACGCTGAAAAGCTGCTAAAGGAAGGCAAGGCATACAAAGACGGTGAGGCGATAATATTTAAGCTCCAGCCGCAGCCCATCAAGATGTACGACGTTATCAGGGGCGAGATCGAATTTGACGCCTCATTGATAAAAGACCAGGTGCTGATAAAATCAGACGGCAGCCCCACATACAATTTCGCCTGCGTTATAGACGACGCGCTTATGAATATTACGCATATAATCCGGGGGGATGACCATATTTCCAACACGCCGAAACAGATAGTGCTGTATGAGGCATCAGGTTTCAAGCTGCCTAAATTCGCTCATCTGCCGCTCATACTGGGAATGGAAGGGGGCCGGCTTTCCAAGCGCACGGGCGCTACCGCTATCAGTGATTACAGGAAGATGGGCTATCTGCCCGCCGGTATCGTTAATTACCTTTTACTCCTCGGCTGGTCTCCCAGAAATAATCAGGAGGTCATAGGCATAAAGGACGCGATAAAAAGCTTCTCTCTGAAAAACGCCAATAAGACAGCGGCCGCGTTTGACATCAATAAACTAAAGTGGATAAACAGCCAATATATTAAGAAAGAGGACCCGGAAAAGCTTACGGAGTTTATTATCCCCCTGTTGATCGAGAAGGGGTTTATAAAAGAAGCAGATTTTGATAGAAAACAACTGGCTTTTTTAGTAAAATTATTTCAACCGCGTATGGATGTCCTGCCCGATTTCCTTGATTGGGCGGACTACTTCTTTACGGATAAAATCGACTTTAATAAAGAGGGCGTAGAGAAATACCTTAGCAGTGGTCTATCAAAAGAGTTTTCTTTGCTTTGCCAGCGCTTTGCAGGGCTGGATAATTTCACCGACGCGGCAATAGAGCAGGCATTTAGAGCGCTTGTGGCAGAATTGAACATACAGGCGGGGGCGCTGGTGCATCCTGTCCGGCTTGCCCTGACCGGAAAAACAGTAGGGCCGGGCCTGTTTGAGACCATAGCCCTTTTAGGCAGGGAAAAGACGCTTAAGCGTCTGCAGTATTGGATAGAGAGATGGGAGGGGAAAAGATGA
- a CDS encoding 2-oxoacid:acceptor oxidoreductase family protein, which translates to MTERIIIAGFGGQGIMLLGKVIAIAAMNEGRRVSWFPSYGAEVRGGTAHCLVTISDDPISSPLFESADAVFVFNQPSFAKFKQRVSRGGTIIINSTLVDRSVAEKHINVVKLPFTAIAADMGNVKVANMVALGAYLAKNKAVSLDSVLKTFKELAPKGREDLIEINEKALRKGMSLG; encoded by the coding sequence ATGACTGAACGCATAATAATTGCCGGTTTCGGCGGACAGGGGATAATGCTTCTGGGTAAGGTCATCGCCATCGCGGCAATGAATGAAGGCAGAAGGGTCAGCTGGTTCCCTTCTTACGGCGCGGAGGTCCGCGGCGGAACAGCCCATTGCCTGGTGACGATCTCCGACGATCCGATCTCCTCTCCCTTGTTTGAGTCGGCAGACGCGGTGTTTGTATTTAACCAGCCGTCGTTCGCAAAGTTCAAACAGAGGGTCTCTCGCGGCGGGACGATCATTATAAACAGCACGCTTGTCGATCGATCCGTTGCCGAAAAGCACATCAATGTGGTAAAATTACCTTTTACAGCCATTGCCGCGGATATGGGTAACGTCAAGGTGGCTAATATGGTCGCCCTCGGGGCGTATCTGGCAAAAAACAAGGCGGTCTCTCTTGATTCGGTGCTTAAGACATTTAAAGAACTTGCCCCAAAGGGCAGAGAAGATTTGATAGAGATAAATGAGAAGGCCTTGAGAAAAGGGATGTCTTTAGGATGA
- the rny gene encoding ribonuclease Y yields the protein MLTIIISLVVAVISACLGYFLRKMITEKQLKEAQMQSKQIIESARKEAQNRKREVEIEAKDLLFRMRQDFENETKARKEELAQMEKRLSQKEENLERRVGLLEKKEKEIDARHDNIRRMEDGLKAKEGQLTSLVAEEKERLQKISSLSAEEAKQVLLRRMDEEIGNEKAAIIRRAEDEVRGISDKKAQEIISLAIQRCAAEHTAESTVSVVNLPSDEMKGRVIGREGRNIRALEMATGVDVIIDDTPEAVTLSGFDTVRREIARVSLERLIADGRIHPGRIEEVVEKTKKEIEERIREEGEKVLFELGLHGFHPELVKLLGRLKYRTSFGQNALQHSKEVAYLLGVMASELGADFRLARRIGLLHDIGKAVDHQVEGTHAGIGGRLARKYGESQEVIHAIESHHEEVEPKSIYAVLAAAADAISAARPGARRETLETYIKRLEQLETIANAFKGVEKSYAIQAGREVRIIVQPDKISDADAVTMARDIRKKVEEGMEYPGQIKVTVIREIRAIEYAK from the coding sequence ATGTTGACCATAATAATTTCATTGGTAGTGGCGGTTATCTCTGCCTGCCTGGGTTATTTTCTAAGGAAAATGATCACGGAAAAGCAGCTCAAGGAAGCGCAGATGCAGTCAAAGCAGATAATTGAGTCGGCCAGGAAGGAGGCGCAGAACAGAAAGCGCGAGGTTGAGATCGAGGCAAAGGACCTCCTCTTCCGCATGAGGCAGGACTTTGAGAACGAGACAAAGGCCCGCAAGGAAGAGCTCGCGCAGATGGAAAAACGGCTCTCCCAGAAAGAAGAGAACCTGGAGCGCAGGGTAGGCCTGCTTGAGAAAAAAGAGAAAGAGATAGACGCGAGGCACGATAACATAAGGAGGATGGAGGATGGCCTGAAGGCAAAGGAGGGCCAGCTTACCTCCCTCGTGGCAGAGGAAAAGGAACGCCTGCAGAAGATCTCTTCGCTCTCAGCGGAAGAAGCAAAACAGGTGCTGCTCAGGCGCATGGATGAGGAAATAGGCAATGAGAAGGCCGCGATCATAAGAAGGGCGGAGGACGAGGTCCGCGGTATCTCAGATAAGAAGGCGCAGGAGATAATAAGCCTGGCGATACAGCGCTGCGCCGCCGAGCATACGGCAGAGTCGACCGTAAGCGTGGTAAACCTGCCCAGCGACGAGATGAAGGGAAGGGTCATAGGCAGGGAAGGCCGCAACATACGGGCGCTGGAGATGGCCACCGGCGTAGACGTTATAATAGACGATACGCCCGAAGCGGTTACCCTCTCCGGGTTTGATACGGTAAGAAGGGAGATAGCCCGCGTTTCGCTTGAGCGGCTTATCGCCGACGGAAGGATCCACCCGGGCAGGATCGAAGAGGTAGTGGAGAAGACGAAGAAGGAAATAGAAGAGAGGATACGCGAGGAGGGAGAGAAGGTGCTTTTTGAACTGGGCCTGCACGGCTTTCATCCGGAACTCGTGAAACTCCTTGGCCGCCTCAAATACCGCACCAGTTTCGGGCAGAACGCCTTGCAGCATTCAAAAGAAGTGGCTTATCTGCTTGGCGTTATGGCTTCGGAATTAGGCGCTGATTTCCGCCTGGCGCGGCGCATCGGCCTGCTGCATGATATCGGCAAGGCGGTTGACCATCAGGTAGAAGGCACCCACGCCGGCATAGGAGGGAGATTAGCCAGGAAATACGGCGAGTCGCAGGAGGTAATACACGCTATTGAGTCGCATCATGAGGAGGTAGAGCCCAAGAGTATCTACGCGGTCCTGGCTGCCGCCGCCGATGCCATAAGCGCGGCGCGCCCCGGAGCAAGGCGAGAGACGCTGGAGACATACATCAAGCGCCTTGAGCAGCTTGAGACAATAGCAAACGCGTTTAAAGGAGTGGAAAAGTCCTACGCCATACAGGCGGGAAGGGAAGTCAGGATCATCGTGCAGCCGGATAAGATCTCCGACGCCGACGCGGTTACCATGGCGCGCGATATACGCAAGAAGGTGGAAGAGGGCATGGAATATCCCGGGCAGATCAAGGTGACCGTGATACGCGAAATAAGGGCGATCGAGTACGCGAAGTAG
- a CDS encoding 4Fe-4S dicluster domain-containing protein: MKFNVRIDREKCKGCGLCVVFCPAKSLKLSKALNKMGVRHAVFGGGNCTGCRSCVLICPDACIEIDKDE; encoded by the coding sequence GTGAAATTCAACGTCAGGATAGACCGGGAGAAATGCAAGGGCTGCGGCCTGTGCGTGGTGTTTTGCCCGGCCAAGTCGCTTAAATTGTCAAAGGCATTAAATAAGATGGGGGTCAGACACGCCGTATTTGGCGGCGGTAATTGTACCGGCTGTAGATCTTGCGTGTTGATCTGTCCCGATGCCTGCATTGAGATCGATAAAGATGAATAA